The segment ACTATACTGTAGCACCTTTATGAATTTATCATAGTTGTTAGCTTCTATATTTCAACAAATTCTAATTCACTTGTAGAGATCGCAGTGCAaaggaagaatttttttttttaaagattacgTCCATTAGAGGTTCTGAATGTCAGTTTTGATTCTTTTTGCctagcccttgattaattgcCTAGCCCTAGCTTAATTTCGTAGCATCACTGTTCACCAGCATTGTGGGTAAGgcagtaaacaataaaataaacagttagtCAAAGAAGTTTCATTCAACCCCACAATTAAATGTCACAGGACAAATTTTCTAACAGATTTGGATGCCAACCGCAAGTGTACTTTTATATGACATTTATTATATTCCTATTACAATATACAAATCTCACAAGGCACATCACCAATCCATTACAAACGCTGATCCATGGTCAGCTTGTTTAATGTTCAGGAATGAGTCTCTGTcctatgttacagtatgttatgatAGCACTCCGTCTTGGATCGCACTTCTAAAACTTGACCTGAGCTTCATCACGTCACCTCGTATACCCAAACATTTTCAATTCCATACTGGCCCACGATTAAACATTTTAGCTCACGTGCCCATGTGTCAGACTCCAGCATCCAACACCAATCTGAGCTGGTAAGTTACACACAAGCAGTGCTTTAGAGCCTGATTTACTGTTGCTCCTCATGGGTGTGATGATGCCACACAATGAGGCATCCTGTGATCAGCACCTACTGCTTCTGATACACTATTGAATCCTTGCTCCCTGtaaaagacacacaaaaataagaACATTTCATGAAAACAGGGCGAAAAAATGGACTGGTAATGTGTACTTACGTTAAGAGCTCATGGAGTTCCCGTTTGATCTTGGTTACGACTGGAGGACCCCGATACACCAGCGCTGTGTAGAGCTGAACCAAAGATGCTCCGGCACGAATCTTATCCAGGGCATCCTGTCCGCTAGCCACTCCACCTACACCAACTATGGGCACCTTGCCTACAGCAGTCAATGTTTGTTATCAGAGTTAATGCTTTAAAAGAGGTTAAGAACTAATAAAAACAGCTTGGAGAAACAAATAGTTGAAGTAAGTAGAATTGGTTTTGTGCGTGTGCAGCTAATTGTTcctaatttaaatacattaaagttatacaagttaaattttttttttcttcaagcaaaaaagttagttttttttttttaccttccgTTAAGGTGTACATTTCCCGTACTGTGTTAGTGGACAGGTCTTTAAGAGGCTGCCCGCTCAGACCTCCCACCTCGTTCCTGTTGTGGTCCTGCAGAGTCTCTGGCCTGGACACTGTGGTGTTGGTGACAATTAAACCATCCACACCAAGCTgatgcataaaaatatttttttaaaaagcagtcaTGCAGACACAACAACAGAAATAATATGACTGAACTATTGGGGCCTGTCATTTCAATTACAGAAGACACTACTAATGGAGTTGCAAATATAGAAACTGAGTAAACCAATCAAATTTAAttgctttacattttacaaacaggattttataaagtataaagtacCACTAACATGCACTAAGTACTAAGTGAATGTCCAGTAGTATACATTATATTAGGAAAGTTAACAATTAAATGGCCGGTTAAGAATTCACTAAtcaataatgtttgttttgaatAACGTTTCTCCTTAGCTTGCTAATCTATTACATTGTGCACCACAAGAGGGCACACATGTGTGGTGTGCAACAATGCACATTGTATTTTTAGCTgccttgttttttaaatgaagacagAGAAAAAAGTTGTATGGACAACCGCcaatttatgtttgtttgggATTAGATGTTTAGAATTAAGCTCataaaatcacaaataaaatctgtgtatttaattataatttatttaattataataacaagTAATATAAACATACTCAAGTCACTACTATGTAGTGTTTTCAATAATGTAAGTATcaatcaaactaattttatatacttttgGGGTGATAAATAATTATTGCCAAACATCTTCTGAATAGGACTATTTGTGCATTATTTGGTGTTAGCCAAGATAAATACGTATGAATACAAAATGATCAATAGAatagttacatatacattaGGTAAAAATCGCATTACAtgtcaaaataattaaatcGTGCAAAGATTCAACTGACCTCTGTGATGACCTCTGCAATGTCCTGCTTGTCCTGCTGGGAGAGATCCGGAGCGATCTTAACCATCACCGGTGGCCGATTCGTTCCTTGCAGACAGTCTCTCGCTTTCAGGACCTGAGTTTGCAAtcaaaacacagacatgaactGTTTTGCTCAGTATAATGGTTATGATGGCTTCAAGACTTCATTTTTGCACTTAATTCTCCATCATCATGTACAATCGATaactttaacaaaacagaaGCGTTAAAGTAAAAACGTTCCATTGTTTagccactcactcactcactcactcattgtctataccgctttatcctgcattcagggtcgcgggggcctggagcctattgcaggaggcttagggtacaaggcatggtgacagggtgccaatccatcgcagggcatacacacatacacacaaagtttatttaaaaatcttatcCAAGCTTTCAAGATACAGttgattaaaattaaattttttttggtacGGAAGCTGTTACACATTTTTTTGCGTTGTTCTTGTTGCAAATTTCTGATGTCAATAGCACTGCACACTGAATatcaaaaaatgaataaaaacaagaagaaaaataaaaagagtgatGTATGATTCCTgtccatttccttttttttttttttttgcaatatagGCTGCATATAAAACAGTTCTCCTTACATCACATAATCCAAAACGTAGCATGGTTCGTCGTTCTTGAAACAAGTCAATCCTTCACGGTCAAGGACAGTCATTTTGCATTTGCTAACCAAGCTCTACTGTACCTGGCTCAGAAGATGGCGCAGTTCTGTCTTTCCCTGTAGGTCTCTGAGGCCTGGCGTGTTCGGACTGCTCACGTTTACAACCAGATAGTCAGCGAGGGGGCCAAGCATCCTCACTCCCTCCAGGTAATCAGCCACGGCATCAGTGGACTGCTTGTTCTTCCCCAGGTTGATGCCTAGCGGTCTGCCGGCTGAAATTGTATAATAATTCTGTCTAAAGTGCAACAGTTcttctaaaataataatgaaaaatagcGACTGCTCTATGGTTTTTAAGTTCATAATAAAGTTAAGATGTCTCAGGTTTACCTTTTGTGAGCTCAGACTGAACTCCTTCTCTAGCTTTTAATCTCTCCTGAACAGCTACAATGCCACAGCTGTTGAAGCCATATCTGAAGGACGTACATACACAATTATTAATGTCATAATTACTAAATTAGTATCACAAGTTTAGTGAAAGgatatgtacatttttatactgTTCGTTAAcagtgttaattaattttctgtatCAGCTCTAATAGACTTATCACAGGTTTCTACTAATGCAATTATTCTAACACCTTATCATTTCTATAATATGATGCATAGCTATGATGGACTTATACATTGTGGTTCTCTTATAGAAGAATGTATCTATGCTTCttattacaaattaattaaattactgtatGCAGACAAAGTGTAATATTGTGTTTCCTATAAAAACATTGTTGTTCCATCATTGTTGCTATCATTTGACCATCagaagagagacacacactctcacccacacacacactcacactgtctcacacatacacaatcttCTATTCTTGTTTTCAAAGCCATATTGTGTCcataatataagaaaaatatcatGATATAAAGAGTACAATATAAGCAATAATATTGATCACCAaggatacaaaataaaaacaacactcTTTGTGAATCATATCTAAAATCAAGGAATGTTTGCATTTAGCCTGAGTATTTTTCAGGTAAAACATTTCTGCTCATAAAACCCCACTGTGTAATCAATGAACGCGTCCGACTCTGGACTTTATCTAAGTGTATTGTGTATTAATCTTTAAACTGGTTGACgtcatttcttttcctttcaccCTGAAAGCGTGATAATATTTTGATTGCTGTTGAAATTTTCGCAAAGCAAACACCTTCCACAGTCGTTAAGATTCATCAATCACTGGTTTCCGTAGCAACTAATCGAATGCAAATATCTTATTTTCCCCACCAATTTGAGTCGAGGCAAATAAACCGTAAAGCTAAAGGCCATATTTAATGTCAGACCGGACATTAGTGTGGGTGTGGAGGTCagtaagagagagtgtgtgtgtgtgtgtgtgtgtgtgtgtgtgtgtgtgtgtgtgtgtgtgtgtaaatgtgtgtgtgtaaatgtgtgagtgtgtgtgtaaatgtgtgagtgtgtgtgtgtgtgtgtgtgtgtgtgtgtgtgtgtgtgtgtgtgtgtgtgtaaatgtgtgtgtgtaaatgtgtaagtgtgtgtgtaaatgtgtgtgtgtaaatgtgtgagtgtgtgtgaaaatgtgccTGTGTGTGAGAAATGTGTGGGACATGGTGCCTTAATGGTCATCaacttgcaccttcaggtcccAGAGTTCGATCCCTTCATCACTGTAAATTTGACATGTCTGTACACTGAAGACATTTGCAAACAAATTATCTGGGAGGACATCAGATTTTGTCTGCTGTGTatattttgtctgtctgtttgtttgtgcacgaaTCACGTGAAAACTACTGAACGAATTTTAATTGGGTTTTCACAGGTGCGTTTGGCCCGAGCTTAAAAGTAACATACAGGTTTTGTTGCCTCGGCCAACGGGATGAGAAGATATGctgctttgaaatttaaatagaaaaaggatacattcataaacaaaaaaaatgaaagaaaaaggaaagaattcTAAACTTGCTAATAACTGATACAGAATaagaaatcataaaaataataataataaaatctacaACAGttggcgcacacacatacacacacacacacattcaaaatatacaataatcccCTTTATTCAAAGCCCAGTTTTGGTctcgctttcctgggatggtcttcctGAGAGCcagttcatcatggtgcttgatgggttttgcacttgacaatactgttttgaATTGCTCCAgatcagctgaccttcatgtctcaaaataacaactgcctgttgttgttgttattccaTTACCTAaagccatatgtgttattttatagtttttaaatctccagtattgttctagaatgtaaattaaattgttCCAAACATCTTGGAGAACTAACCACAGCTCCTCGGTGGATGTAGTCGACCTCAGATGCTTCTGTCTCTTCATGTAATCCCTGACAGACTTGATGGTGTTGAGCAGGACTCCTCCCATGCTGAAGATAGTTCTTAATGGCATTGGCTGTATGTTTCGGGTCGTTGTCGTCCTGCAGAATATATTTTCGGCCAATCAGACGCCTCTTTGATGGTCTTGCACGATGGATATTTATCTGCCTGTATTTCTAAGCATTGAGGACGCCAGTAATCCTGGCCAGCTCTCCAACTCCATTAGCAGAAATGCAGCTCCAAACTGGCATGGAGCCTTCACCATGCAGGCACTCATCACTGTACCACTCCACAGCACTTCCAAAAaacaacctgtgtgtgtgtgtgtgtgtatatatatataacagtgttttttttgtcttaaaaaatatatttatttttatagttaatATACACTTTTTACACTTTCACATTGAAATTTTCAATGGTTTGCATTTCTCACTAGGTACATGTCGAGCCAAacctttattaaaatttaattttgtaaccGAAAGATTTTCTAAGGATGTTGCACAACTGAGCCACTAATTAAGATCATTTGTACTTTATTCATAAAGTAAAGTATAGTGTTTTTAAACGATCATGGTCACTTCAGATTTCCAGAGTGTCACATCTAAGGGCAcctttttttcaaaacttaTGCAGTATGCATGCCAAATAGAGAATTTGCCTTTCAAAACCAGGAGTGCATACACACTGCACACGTTTACGTCAAGAGCGGTATCTCGTACGCTTAACACGCCTATGAGGATCTTGCCAGAATGGAATCGATGACCGTAGTGTCCTGTGTTCGTCAAAGCTAGTCACGAACTCACAAGTCACACGGACAGGAGTTTTAAATAATACTACTCCAGGACGTGGTTGTATGCAGGATTTTCAGATTTGTAACGATTTCTTGCCATTATGACATTAGCGTGACATTTTAAATTCAGcaaaacatgtttacatttatgccTTTTGGCACTTTTACATGTTTACCCAAAGCAACTTGAAGGTGCGGCAGAACACAATCCAAGCATTCTCAAGCAGCAGGTCACATCTTCATGCAAAGattatttacactttaaatgttttgcattCATCATTATTCTACTGCGAACTATTACTTGGATACGTCTGGCATGCTTCCGCCTGCTTCTTAGCTCTTTTCGCTATCTTATAAAGTCTGTACgatcaaataaaatactttgcatgctgttaaagaaatataatCAATGTCAGCACTTTATGAGGACAGAAAatcactggagactccttccataaatgttacacAGAGCACCCACAATAAACAATAGCCTATTAGAATGAGtgcatttatataaaacttGTGGTTTAACTTACAGCTGGTACTAATGTCATAGGTAATCAACTCCTTCTGACTAATAAGATTTAAGTTAACAGCTCGAGGGCTATCACCAGGATTAGAGCAACCTTGTTTTTGGTTGACTGGCTGTGTTTCGGATCATCAAAAACAGGAACACTTCAATGTGGCAGGCCAGGCAGCAGAAAGgaaagcaaataaaatgtgCTGTAATGCCTCATACCTGTTAATAACTGCCTGGTCAGCCACAAGTCTGAACACACGGGGTTTTGGATTTCCCTCCTGTGGTTTTGGGGTGATCGTACCCACCTCGACAAAGCCGAAGCCCAGCCGATACAGAGCATCCACTGCCTCACCATGCTTATCAAAGCCTGCCGCCATCCCAACAGGATTCCTGAACCTCCGTCCCATTACATTTACCGCCTGGTttaccaaacaaaaaacatatcagatttaaataatattgcTAAGGCATGGTACACTACGTCACATCATGCATGTCAAACTGTATCAAACTTTTCTTTTAGGAAAGAAACAATAATCCAATGATTAGGCTGTTAAATATACATCAGCTAGTCTGACCTTTGTCATTTACGATAATTATAGGAATCGacaataacaaaacaaattGTATTTATGTTAACAGAAATGTATATGTTATTTTTGCACACCCACCAGTGATTCAGGATCCTGGTAGCGACTTCTCGGCAACACGCCTAGGCTGAGTAAGCGCACGGCCATGACGTGGGCTGTTTCTGCTCCCACAAGCCTTTGCAGCACCGGCATGAGCGTAGTAGCATAGAAACGCTCGTCCCCAGACGCAGTAAGGTATCCTAGGAATAGGGTGCTGCCACATCCCAGGATCTTTACTGCATCCTTCAGACGCTTCTGTGTTGGAAACAAAGAAGTATGACTAAACTGAAAAGAATTAGGTTTAACTTTTACCTAAAAATGATTCCTTTCTAGGAGggccattcaagtcaaacttgtGAATGAAGGTATGAAACTGACAAACATATAGAGCCTATATGCCTTCAAACAAAGTACAGTAATGACACCCTCAGCCGCAAAGccgtacgtctgtgaatgacaatcccggccgaggtggctcgaagCAAACTGCAGTcgtttctgtgaacattcagtgagtgggcCGCCTGATTCTGGAAAATCAACGGaaaacttgttgccaacttgcaaaagagacgcatctgtctgtgagaaaTGTGCGCACacttattcaccaacaccacttgcacattacaggaacttagcTGGGAGTTATTCCCACGTccaccgtacagtcctgacctcgctccaagacatttccacatgtctggaagattaaaggagttcctgggaggccagtgttttagacgtggagcaggcagtctgatcataatTCTGGCGtattgagaaaactttccacctcgatggtatccaagcatgaGTCTaacataagtgcattagtgtagcaagggattatatagagaaatcaaaacaataaagttttttttttttttttactgaaataacggtgtttctgttattctgcacaatcaaaaatcccagtttgacttgaacgccccttgtacatCTTAATAGTGTCATTATATCAGCAGTGACTCGTTTATTCTGGCTGAGGTCATGGCAGAACCCAGAGTCTGTCCTGGGAACACTGGGCGTGGGACAGGAATGCACTCTGGGTGACTTTTTTGGAATACCTGACACTCTTCATGTGCAATATAAAAGGGACTTAAACCTTATTTATAGGACTATATGGAATTAATTAGGATTACCACAAACTTTACTGAAAGTGTTCTGATTTGTAAAACCGACGTAAATCGTGCTGAGTCACATATCGCCGTGGCAATAGTCCAGTAGTATCGAGAGAACCACGTCACTGAACCACGTGCTGCGCATGCGCACAAGGTAGAGGCATCACATGGCGGAAGAACATTATTTAGTCAGCTTCAGTATTGTCTGCGCGTGTTTATAAAAGTTATCAAAATTCACAGATAATAGCCTCGGAATTATGAAAATTCCGTGAGATGAATTAACAcaagacagatggacaaagatGGACCATAAAACTCATGTTATGTCTAATATTAATCCATGGGTTGAACACGACCAGCTGTATAGTGCTTCACCTGAACATAATAGTATTTGCAGgacttagcattagcattatggTTGTGTTTAAGACATGCATGCTGATTTACCTTGAGCTGTCCCGCCATGGCCATTCACGCTGTCAACACCGGAGGCGTGTCCACGTGTCTGTACGCAACTCTCGCGAACTCTCGCGATATTTTAGAGCGACGCACGGAGTCCTGGGTTTTTCACTTCAGAATATAAATCAGTGTCACTTACCACtacattacagtttttctcagtcgCTTTGGTGCGTTTCTATTAACATTTGCACAGCAGTTAGTGCATTTCTCAAAACAATTAGTGCAAACTGCAAAACCTAGTGGATAGCCTGCAAAAGCACATCACATGCTCAAAATTGATAATCCATTCCTCAAAAGCAAGTATTCATGTCAATGAAACTGTCAGTGccatcaaaatgaaaagtctTGACACCATCTTTATGAACAAGATAGTCAAATGGCTTTGTCATGTTTTCACTATGACAGTTTATAATTTCAGTGTTTTCCATTGCAAAAATATTTGGTGACACCTGAAAATGCTCAAGACAGCACTATGCCCTACTTGTACAGCCATTTGAAACATGCAGTAAAGTTACTGTAGATGTTATGGGAGTTTTGGGAGTAACCGAGACACTAAATACGtacgttttacatttttactgcaTAGAAGTGTTTGTAATTCTACAgcattgtgcaaaagaaaaatatgctaCTTGTTTACTGTAGAATACATGTAAACATAAAATCACCCTTTTGGTAGAGCTGTGCACAAATgtgaacaatatacagtacatgtaacagtacatacagtattgtacagtactgtaacatacaggtacatacagtaaatcattCTGGCACATCCAGACGTTCCTGTCTGTCTGGCCACATATTTTCATCTACATCACAACGGATGTTATCCCTCGCAATGCAGCGAGGAAAGTATCTCCTGGAGTGGCGAATCCATCCTCTGCAGGACTCTGCTGTCATGTTGTCACATGCTGCATCCATGGCTGCTAGCAGGGCCATTTGCTCATGTGGATGCCGGTTAATTCACCTGAGATCAAATCAAGCTGAAATTCACCTAAGAACAATTGTTCAATTTAGGAGACATTTCCAGGAAAAAAACGATAAAGAAAGGTATAGAATTTGCTTGACAGATGACTA is part of the Clarias gariepinus isolate MV-2021 ecotype Netherlands chromosome 15, CGAR_prim_01v2, whole genome shotgun sequence genome and harbors:
- the dhodh gene encoding dihydroorotate dehydrogenase (quinone), mitochondrial; translated protein: MAMAGQLKKRLKDAVKILGCGSTLFLGYLTASGDERFYATTLMPVLQRLVGAETAHVMAVRLLSLGVLPRSRYQDPESLAVNVMGRRFRNPVGMAAGFDKHGEAVDALYRLGFGFVEVGTITPKPQEGNPKPRVFRLVADQAVINRYGFNSCGIVAVQERLKAREGVQSELTKAGRPLGINLGKNKQSTDAVADYLEGVRMLGPLADYLVVNVSSPNTPGLRDLQGKTELRHLLSQVLKARDCLQGTNRPPVMVKIAPDLSQQDKQDIAEVITELGVDGLIVTNTTVSRPETLQDHNRNEVGGLSGQPLKDLSTNTVREMYTLTEGKVPIVGVGGVASGQDALDKIRAGASLVQLYTALVYRGPPVVTKIKRELHELLTEQGFNSVSEAVGADHRMPHCVASSHP